A window of the Lolium perenne isolate Kyuss_39 chromosome 7, Kyuss_2.0, whole genome shotgun sequence genome harbors these coding sequences:
- the LOC139834033 gene encoding uncharacterized protein — protein sequence MWYAPIIPRLKRLFRNKEHARLLRWHKEGRKKDEILRHPANGSQWRKIDREFPYFAEDARNLRFGLSTDGMNPFGEQSCSHSTWPVTLCIYDLPPWLCMKRKFIMMPVLIQGPKQPGNDIDVYLKPLVDELLQMWSIAGVPVWDEYKKEEFNLRALLFVTINDWPALGNISGQSNKGYNECTHYLDELEGEYLDKCKKVVYLGHRRFLTRTHPVRKKGKHYNSEVDHRKKPAKRKDVDIFGMVKDLEVIFGKVPGGRSVPNDAAGHAAMWKKKYIFWQLPYWKVLEVCSSIDVMHETKNLCVNLLGFLGVYGKKKDTLEVREDQQRMKDPEKLHETDK from the coding sequence atgtggtatgctcctataataccacggctgaaacgtttgtttagaaataaagagcacgctaggttgttgcgatggcacaaagaaggccgtaagaaagacgagatatTGAGGCACCCTGCTAATGGGtcccagtggagaaaaatcgatagagagttcccgtactttgcagaggatgcaagaaacttaaggtttggtctaagtacagatggcatgaatccttttggagagcagagctgcagccatagcacctggcctgtgactctttgtatctatgaccttcctccttggttatgcatgaaacggaagttcattatgatgccagtgctcatccaaggcccgaagcaacccggcaacgatattgatgtgtacctgaagccattagttgatgaacttctaCAGATGTGGTCCATagcaggtgtacctgtgtgggacgaGTACAAGAaggaggaatttaacctacgagcgctgcttttcgttaccatcaatgattggcctgctcttggtaacatttcaggacagtcaaacaagggatacaatgaatgcacacactatttagatgagctcgaaggtgaatatttggataaatgtaagaaggtcgtgtacctggggcatcgtcgatttcttacgcgtacccatcccgtaagaaagaaaggcaagcattacaatagTGAGGTAGATCACCGGAAGAAGCCTGCCAAGCGTAAggatgttgatatatttggtatggtcaaggatctagaagtaatatttggaaaggttcctggcggacggtctgttccgaatgacgccgCTGGACACGCGGCCATGTGGAAAAAGAAATATATATTTTGGcagctaccctattggaaagtcctagaggtctgctcttcaatcgacgtgatgcacgagacgaagaatctttgcgtgaacctgctaggcttcctgggcgtgtacgggaagaaAAAAGATACACTAGAAgtacgggaggaccagcaacgtatgaaagacccagaaaaactgcatgagacagataaatga
- the LOC139834034 gene encoding uncharacterized protein — protein MPTPDRKGKRLLIPVAASRNEKDRRTTTQKWTKPLLGWAKINTDASFISANGTAHWGAIVRDDQGNTISSAWSPIPRCATVEEAEAIAFLEGLRLASTVDTPCCLETDCKSVTDVWNCDTIKRSQAGIVINEAKQAALSFQNLKIEFIPRTANGAAHRLAAFSRSTGCNGVMYGSVPECVKDQVLSDCNQNNIL, from the coding sequence ATGCCGACACCAGACCGCAAAGGCAAGCGTTTACTTATTCCTGTGGCTGCTTCTAGAAATGAGAAGGACAGGAGAACCACTACCCAAAAATGGACTAAACCTCTGTTGGGCTGGGCTAAGATAAACACTGACGCCTCCTTCATCTCTGCAAATGGCACGGCTCATTGGGGAGCCATCGTCAGGGACGACCAGGGCAATACGATATCCTCGGCCTGGAGCCCCATTCCGAGATGTGCTACCGTTGAAGAAGCCGAGGCAATTGCTTTCCTCGAGGGACTTCGGTTGGCATCCACGGTGGACACCCCTTGTTGCCTCGAAACTGACTGCAAAAGTGTCACTGATGTTTGGAACTGCGACACAATTAAGAGATCGCAAGCTGGCATAGTGATCAACGAAGCCAAACAAGCGGCTCTGTCTTTCCAGAACCTGAAGATAGAGTTCATCCCGAGAACCGCGAACGGTGCTGCACACCGCCTCGCTGCTTTTAGTAGATCTACTGGTTGTAATGGCGTCATGTATGGCTCTGTTCCTGAGTGTGTTAAAGATCAAGTGTTGAGTGATTGTAACCAAAACAATATTCTCTGA